A single genomic interval of Asinibacterium sp. OR53 harbors:
- a CDS encoding SusC/RagA family TonB-linked outer membrane protein → MNVKRLLLLMILPALLLQLSAQAQQRTVTGKVTDSRNGTALQSVSVTVKGSSVGTQTAADGSFSLKVPSGATTLMISSIGYANREVKISDGLVNVALDPIDKALGDVIVIAYGTRKKSDLTSSVTAISAKDFQKGSIASSEQLLQGKVAGLEITSGGGAAGGGSRIRIRGGASLNASNDPLIVIDGIAVDGNGVAGSANLLNTINPNDIESISVLKDASATALYGSRASNGVLIITTKKGAKGKVRYNFNTQVSSGSVAKTVGVLSGDEVRSIINADATASGDNTYKKLLGTANTDWQKQIYKTAIGNDNNISASGGIGNMPFRLSLGYLNQDGILKTDHFDRMSSALNLSPKFFDNHLSVEVAVKASRTTNRFADQGAIGSAVAFDPTQPVYANNKYGGYYEWLQPDGKPIDLSTRNPLALLNLRDNRSTVNRLIGNVQLDYKLHFFPDLHVLTNLGIDNASGSGNDNTDSTSATNYKTAGRYVHYEQKKKYTLAGVSLLYNKDIRSIDSKLDVLVSHEYQDFVTEVSNFSSYGQNGVVIPGSTPTFATDKPEFRMESYFGRFNYSLSDKYFLSASIRRDASSKFSTTNRVGYFPAVSVAWKINEDFFKGSSVVNELKFRASLGVTGQQDIGNYYGYLPKYSQSSNTAQYQFGNTFYSFLRPSAYDPNIKWETTTTTNLGLDFVFLHNRISGSVDVYRKKTKDLLSVIPVAPGSNFDIALLTNVGNIENKGVEFAVNTVPVKQNDLEWDLGFNFTYNKTEITNLLKQQDPNFKGIDVGGISGGTGNNIGKFAVGYAPFVYNVYKQIYDRTTGKPIESLYDDLNRDGRIDESDRYYYKKPSADVLLGINTQVIYKRISLGFAAHGSLGGYLYNNFNSNNGVLRAIKNPINFIGNASRDYLYTGFVNNQYLSDYYIENASFLRLDNINFGYNAGKVFNKRAQMRISASVQNVFVITKYKGLDPENSNSSGVDNNIYPRPRVFSLGLNFDF, encoded by the coding sequence ATGAATGTAAAACGTTTGCTTCTATTAATGATCTTACCTGCGTTGTTGTTGCAGTTGTCTGCACAGGCGCAGCAAAGAACTGTTACGGGAAAAGTGACAGATTCAAGGAACGGCACGGCTTTGCAAAGCGTGTCGGTGACGGTGAAAGGATCTTCCGTTGGTACGCAAACAGCCGCCGATGGTAGTTTCAGCTTAAAAGTCCCATCTGGTGCTACCACACTGATGATCTCCAGCATAGGATATGCCAACAGGGAGGTGAAAATAAGCGATGGCCTGGTGAATGTTGCGCTGGATCCCATCGATAAAGCATTGGGTGATGTGATCGTGATCGCTTATGGTACGCGCAAGAAAAGCGATCTCACCTCTTCTGTGACTGCGATCTCGGCCAAAGATTTCCAGAAAGGAAGCATCGCGTCTTCCGAGCAGTTGTTACAGGGTAAGGTAGCCGGTTTGGAAATCACTTCCGGCGGTGGCGCTGCGGGCGGTGGTAGCCGTATCCGTATTCGCGGAGGCGCTTCTCTCAACGCCAGCAACGACCCGTTGATCGTGATCGATGGTATTGCCGTGGATGGCAATGGTGTTGCGGGTTCTGCCAACCTGCTGAATACCATCAACCCCAATGATATCGAATCGATCAGCGTATTGAAAGACGCTTCGGCTACTGCGCTGTATGGTTCAAGGGCATCGAATGGGGTACTGATCATCACTACCAAGAAAGGTGCCAAAGGGAAAGTGCGTTATAATTTCAATACCCAGGTTTCTTCCGGGTCAGTGGCTAAAACAGTTGGTGTGCTGAGTGGTGATGAAGTGAGAAGCATCATCAATGCAGATGCTACGGCCAGTGGAGATAATACGTATAAAAAATTGTTGGGCACGGCAAATACCGACTGGCAGAAACAAATTTATAAGACTGCTATCGGCAACGATAACAATATCAGCGCCAGCGGCGGTATCGGAAATATGCCTTTCCGTCTTTCGCTCGGATACCTGAACCAGGATGGTATACTGAAAACAGATCATTTCGATCGTATGTCTTCTGCACTCAACCTCTCACCGAAATTCTTCGATAATCATTTATCGGTTGAAGTAGCAGTAAAAGCAAGCAGAACCACCAACCGATTTGCTGATCAGGGTGCCATTGGTTCAGCTGTTGCTTTCGATCCTACACAACCTGTATATGCGAACAATAAATATGGCGGCTATTACGAATGGCTGCAACCAGATGGCAAACCCATTGACCTGTCAACCCGTAACCCGTTGGCGCTGCTGAATCTGAGAGACAACCGCTCTACAGTGAACAGGCTGATCGGTAATGTACAGCTTGATTATAAACTGCATTTCTTCCCCGATCTGCATGTGTTGACCAACCTCGGAATCGATAACGCCAGTGGTAGCGGCAACGATAACACAGATTCTACTTCTGCTACCAATTACAAAACGGCAGGCCGTTATGTGCACTATGAACAAAAGAAAAAATACACACTGGCCGGTGTATCGTTATTGTATAATAAAGACATCAGGAGCATCGATAGTAAACTTGATGTGTTAGTGAGTCATGAATACCAGGATTTCGTTACAGAAGTGAGCAATTTTTCTTCTTATGGCCAGAATGGGGTGGTGATTCCCGGCAGCACACCCACATTTGCTACCGACAAACCTGAGTTCCGTATGGAATCTTATTTTGGACGATTCAACTATTCGCTTTCTGATAAATACTTCCTCTCTGCTTCAATCAGAAGAGATGCGAGCTCGAAATTCTCTACTACTAACAGGGTAGGTTATTTCCCTGCTGTATCAGTTGCCTGGAAAATAAATGAAGACTTTTTCAAAGGCAGCAGTGTTGTGAATGAATTGAAATTCCGTGCCAGCTTAGGTGTTACCGGTCAGCAAGACATTGGTAACTACTACGGATACCTGCCGAAATATTCCCAGAGCAGCAATACTGCACAATACCAATTCGGTAATACTTTCTATAGTTTCCTTCGTCCTTCTGCCTACGATCCGAACATCAAATGGGAAACCACTACCACTACCAACCTGGGTCTTGATTTCGTTTTCCTGCACAACAGGATCTCCGGATCAGTAGATGTGTACAGGAAAAAAACAAAAGACCTGTTGAGTGTGATCCCTGTAGCGCCTGGCTCCAACTTTGATATTGCCTTGCTTACCAACGTAGGTAATATTGAGAACAAGGGCGTGGAATTTGCAGTGAATACTGTTCCGGTAAAACAGAACGACCTGGAATGGGATTTAGGATTCAACTTCACTTACAACAAAACAGAGATCACCAACCTGTTGAAACAGCAGGACCCTAACTTCAAAGGCATTGATGTTGGTGGTATCAGCGGCGGTACCGGAAACAACATCGGAAAATTTGCAGTGGGTTATGCGCCTTTTGTATACAATGTGTACAAACAGATATACGACAGAACCACCGGTAAGCCCATTGAAAGCTTGTACGACGATTTGAACAGGGATGGCAGGATCGACGAATCTGACCGCTATTACTATAAAAAACCTTCAGCGGATGTATTGCTGGGCATCAACACCCAGGTGATATACAAGCGCATCAGCTTAGGGTTCGCTGCACACGGATCACTGGGTGGTTATCTCTATAACAACTTCAACTCCAATAACGGTGTTTTAAGAGCTATCAAGAATCCCATCAACTTCATTGGTAATGCTTCGCGCGACTACCTGTACACAGGATTCGTGAACAACCAATACCTGTCTGATTATTATATAGAGAATGCTTCTTTCCTGAGACTGGATAATATCAACTTCGGTTACAACGCCGGTAAAGTGTTCAACAAGCGTGCGCAGATGCGCATATCAGCGAGTGTTCAGAATGTGTTTGTAATTACCAAATACAAAGGACTGGATCCTGAAAACTCGAACAGCTCAGGCGTTGACAACAATATCTATCCACGCCCAAGGGTATTCTCATTGGGGTTAAACTTTGATTTCTGA
- a CDS encoding NUDIX domain-containing protein, whose amino-acid sequence MKKKIAPIVHEPHLVKDAVKLVKSYPTVPLTIDCVIFGFEENELKVLLIKSDLEVYKDKYSLLGDIVKDNEELDDAAYRVLKERTGMNDVFLDQVKAFGHPHRHPGGRVITVAYCSLLNINHHELKIHDNELNWHSISALESMAFDHKEIVDACYQWLQKRIQEHPLGFNLLPEKFSLRELQNLYEAILGVRLDRRNFRKKFASMDLLIDIDEMEQDVPHRPGKLYKFNFEKYEKRKRTWIGIDF is encoded by the coding sequence ATGAAAAAGAAGATTGCTCCTATTGTACATGAACCACACCTGGTAAAAGATGCCGTTAAGCTGGTGAAGTCTTACCCCACAGTACCCCTTACGATCGACTGTGTGATATTCGGATTTGAAGAGAACGAATTGAAGGTACTGTTGATCAAGAGTGACCTGGAAGTATACAAGGATAAATATTCCCTGCTGGGCGATATTGTAAAGGACAACGAAGAACTCGACGATGCGGCCTACCGGGTATTGAAAGAGCGTACCGGCATGAACGATGTATTCCTTGACCAGGTAAAAGCTTTCGGGCATCCCCACCGCCATCCGGGCGGCAGGGTTATTACAGTGGCCTATTGTTCGCTACTCAATATCAATCACCACGAACTTAAGATACACGACAACGAACTGAATTGGCACAGCATTTCTGCGCTGGAAAGCATGGCGTTCGACCACAAGGAAATTGTAGATGCGTGCTACCAGTGGCTGCAAAAGAGGATACAGGAACACCCGCTCGGCTTCAACTTATTGCCCGAAAAATTTTCACTCCGCGAACTGCAAAATTTGTACGAAGCCATACTGGGCGTGCGTCTCGACCGGCGTAACTTCCGCAAAAAATTCGCTTCGATGGACCTGCTCATCGATATCGACGAAATGGAACAGGACGTTCCGCATCGCCCGGGAAAACTCTACAAATTCAATTTCGAAAAGTACGAGAAACGCAAGCGTACCTGGATAGGTATTGATTTCTAA
- a CDS encoding RagB/SusD family nutrient uptake outer membrane protein, with product MQNNIIKNTIIAAVAVLSVTACSKKLDLFPQNDLTPEKTYSSAAGYKSVLAKIYGSLAITGNNGPSNNPDIGGGLDEGSQVAFIRGFFNCEELPTDEAVVAWNDQTIHDFHDLKWTSADPFLKGMYARPIYNITLINEYLRESTDDKLASRGITGNDAADVKKSRAEARFLRAFNYWVMMDLFGNSTFITEADGIGSGGSLPKQIKRTDLFVYIEKELKAIDGDLAPVKTIEYGRVDQGAAWALLARMYLNAGVYTGTPRYSDAITYAQKVINGGYTLKSGYSKLFMADNDKQKDEFIFAINCDGLHTQAYGNTTFFVHAAAGDDFAEYGVGGGWYGYRATSSLANLFADKSGNTDQRALFTTSKFGTSNSQMAISDVSNFANGVHVKKYVNIRSDGGAVSDVTKTFADVDFPVFRLSEMYLIYAESVLRGGTGGDAATALTYLNKIRFRAYGDSYGTNNVGQLAAGDLNLQLILDERARELYWEGHRRTDLIRYNLLTTNTYLWPWKGGVSSGTGVDSKYNLYPVPASNRTSNSNLDQNPGY from the coding sequence ATGCAAAACAATATCATAAAGAATACGATTATAGCGGCTGTTGCAGTTTTATCTGTCACCGCCTGCTCTAAAAAACTGGACCTGTTTCCGCAGAACGACCTGACGCCCGAGAAGACTTATTCTAGTGCGGCTGGTTATAAAAGCGTACTGGCCAAAATATATGGTTCACTAGCTATTACAGGTAACAACGGTCCGTCAAATAATCCTGATATCGGAGGTGGCCTCGATGAAGGTTCACAGGTAGCATTCATCCGCGGTTTTTTCAATTGCGAAGAGTTGCCTACCGATGAAGCGGTGGTAGCATGGAACGACCAGACCATCCACGATTTTCACGACCTGAAATGGACCAGCGCTGATCCTTTTTTGAAAGGCATGTATGCAAGGCCTATTTACAATATCACGCTCATCAACGAATACCTGCGGGAATCGACAGACGATAAGCTGGCCTCCAGGGGTATCACAGGTAATGATGCAGCCGATGTCAAAAAATCAAGAGCAGAAGCCCGTTTCCTGAGAGCTTTCAATTATTGGGTGATGATGGACTTGTTTGGTAACTCTACTTTCATTACCGAAGCAGATGGTATTGGAAGTGGAGGTAGCTTGCCCAAACAAATTAAACGGACTGATCTGTTTGTTTATATCGAAAAGGAACTGAAAGCGATCGATGGAGACCTGGCCCCCGTTAAAACCATTGAATATGGAAGGGTGGACCAGGGGGCTGCATGGGCGTTGCTGGCACGCATGTACCTGAACGCAGGCGTATATACCGGAACGCCCCGGTACAGCGATGCGATCACCTATGCACAGAAAGTGATCAATGGGGGGTATACACTGAAATCAGGATACAGCAAACTGTTCATGGCCGATAATGATAAGCAAAAAGATGAATTCATCTTCGCTATCAATTGCGATGGATTACACACGCAGGCTTATGGTAATACTACCTTCTTTGTGCATGCGGCTGCTGGCGATGATTTTGCAGAATATGGTGTAGGAGGTGGATGGTATGGTTACCGCGCTACATCGTCGTTGGCCAACTTGTTTGCCGATAAGTCTGGTAATACAGATCAACGCGCACTCTTCACCACTTCCAAATTCGGTACATCCAATTCACAAATGGCGATCAGCGATGTGAGCAATTTCGCGAACGGAGTGCATGTGAAAAAATACGTGAACATTCGTTCAGATGGCGGTGCCGTATCTGATGTTACAAAAACATTCGCTGATGTTGACTTCCCTGTTTTCCGCCTGTCTGAAATGTACCTGATCTACGCCGAGTCGGTACTCCGTGGCGGTACAGGAGGAGATGCAGCTACTGCTTTAACTTATCTCAACAAAATAAGATTCAGGGCCTATGGCGATAGTTATGGTACCAACAATGTTGGACAACTGGCTGCAGGAGACCTGAACTTACAATTGATACTGGATGAGCGTGCAAGGGAACTGTATTGGGAAGGACATCGCAGAACAGACCTGATCCGGTACAACCTGCTGACCACGAATACATACCTGTGGCCATGGAAAGGAGGCGTGTCTTCCGGAACGGGTGTTGATTCGAAATACAACCTGTATCCGGTCCCGGCATCTAACAGGACTTCTAACAGTAACCTGGATCAGAACCCAGGGTATTAA
- the ligA gene encoding NAD-dependent DNA ligase LigA, translating to MYSAEQTREMQQQGTYLLGLAKTGIQLGIKDLNHLKEVLRFHEYRYYVLNDPLVADFEYDALFKLLEAFEAKHPELVSADSPTRRVGSSLNQQFNTVQHLVPMLSLDNSYNADDLLDFDRKVREGAGTDLIEYCIEPKFDGASISLIYENDILVRGTTRGDGVEGEEITTNIRQIRSVPLSAPFSHYGIQQIEIRGEIIMFKKAFEQYNEMLSAEGLAPLANPRNAASGSLRMKDPKDVADRKLDAFLYHISYYTKENDASDKMLSTHSGSLQLLWELGFRSPEKEKKVVKGIKAVIDYCLAFEAKRDDLPYEIDGMVVKVNDIHLQEQLGMTSHHPRWAIAFKFKARQATTQLKAVEFQVGRTGAVTPVAKLEPVYLAGVTVSSISIHNEDYIKEKDLKIGDTVLIERAGDVIPQIVKSLPELRNGKEKNIHFPKHCPVCKSELFKEEGEAVWRCINIECEAQVVEKMIHFVSKDAMDIKSFGEANVRKFYELGLLKDIPGIYTLDFEKIGTLEGFGKKSLDNLRTAIDASKQQPLNRLVYGLGIRFVGETTAKTLANAVTHLLDLKDKSEEELQQLEDIGVKVARSIYQFFRNEQNLHMLQALEQYGLQLKNEKKENNGNDNLQGQTFLFTGTLSKLKRNDAEAMVEANGGKIVSGVSSKLNYLVVGEDAGSKLEKAKKINTVKIISEDEFLNLIQTG from the coding sequence ATGTACAGTGCCGAGCAAACCAGGGAAATGCAACAGCAGGGAACCTATTTATTAGGATTGGCGAAAACCGGCATACAGCTGGGTATAAAAGACCTTAATCACCTTAAGGAGGTATTGCGTTTTCATGAATACCGTTATTATGTACTCAACGATCCGTTGGTTGCCGATTTCGAATACGATGCCCTGTTCAAACTGTTGGAAGCCTTCGAGGCGAAACACCCGGAACTGGTCAGTGCCGATTCTCCCACCCGGCGGGTAGGCAGCAGTCTCAACCAGCAATTCAATACCGTACAACACCTGGTTCCGATGCTGAGCCTCGATAACAGTTACAACGCTGATGATCTTTTAGACTTTGACAGGAAAGTGCGGGAGGGTGCAGGAACCGACCTTATAGAATACTGTATTGAACCCAAGTTCGACGGCGCCAGTATTTCTTTGATCTATGAAAATGATATACTGGTGCGTGGTACCACCCGGGGCGATGGCGTGGAGGGAGAAGAGATCACTACCAATATCCGGCAGATCCGCTCAGTTCCTTTATCTGCTCCTTTTTCACATTATGGCATACAACAGATAGAGATCCGTGGCGAGATCATCATGTTCAAAAAAGCATTTGAGCAGTATAATGAAATGTTGTCCGCAGAAGGATTGGCGCCGCTTGCCAATCCGCGTAATGCCGCTTCGGGCAGCCTGCGCATGAAAGACCCGAAAGATGTAGCCGATCGTAAACTCGATGCCTTTCTCTATCATATCAGTTATTACACCAAGGAAAACGATGCATCCGATAAAATGCTGTCCACACACAGCGGATCACTGCAATTGTTGTGGGAGCTGGGTTTCCGGTCGCCCGAAAAAGAAAAGAAAGTGGTAAAGGGCATAAAGGCCGTCATCGATTATTGCCTTGCTTTTGAAGCCAAACGTGATGATCTCCCTTATGAGATCGACGGTATGGTGGTAAAAGTAAACGACATTCATTTGCAGGAACAACTGGGCATGACTTCTCACCACCCCCGATGGGCCATTGCTTTTAAATTCAAAGCGCGACAGGCCACTACGCAATTGAAAGCAGTGGAGTTCCAGGTAGGAAGAACAGGCGCTGTAACCCCGGTAGCCAAGCTGGAACCCGTATACCTGGCAGGCGTAACCGTATCGAGCATCTCTATACACAATGAAGACTACATCAAAGAAAAAGACCTCAAAATTGGTGACACGGTATTGATTGAAAGGGCAGGTGATGTTATTCCCCAGATCGTGAAATCATTGCCCGAACTGCGCAACGGAAAAGAAAAAAACATTCATTTTCCCAAACATTGCCCCGTTTGTAAAAGCGAATTATTCAAAGAAGAAGGTGAAGCCGTATGGCGCTGCATCAATATCGAATGCGAAGCACAGGTAGTAGAAAAGATGATCCATTTTGTTAGCAAGGATGCCATGGACATCAAGAGTTTTGGTGAAGCCAATGTGCGCAAGTTCTATGAGCTGGGGTTGCTCAAAGATATTCCAGGTATCTACACGCTTGACTTTGAAAAGATCGGTACGCTGGAAGGGTTTGGAAAGAAAAGCCTCGACAACCTGCGCACTGCTATTGATGCATCGAAGCAACAACCACTCAACAGGTTGGTATACGGACTGGGCATCCGTTTTGTAGGAGAAACTACAGCCAAAACATTGGCCAATGCAGTAACACATTTGTTGGATCTGAAAGACAAGAGCGAAGAAGAACTTCAACAATTAGAAGATATCGGCGTTAAAGTAGCACGCAGCATCTACCAGTTCTTCCGTAATGAACAAAACCTGCACATGCTGCAGGCATTGGAACAATACGGACTGCAACTGAAGAATGAAAAGAAAGAAAACAATGGCAACGATAATTTGCAGGGACAGACTTTTTTGTTCACGGGCACTTTGTCTAAATTGAAACGCAACGATGCCGAAGCCATGGTAGAAGCCAACGGAGGCAAAATTGTAAGTGGCGTAAGCAGCAAGCTGAACTACCTGGTAGTAGGTGAAGACGCCGGCAGCAAACTGGAGAAAGCCAAAAAGATCAATACCGTTAAGATCATATCTGAAGATGAATTCCTGAACCTTATTCAAACCGGCTAA
- a CDS encoding alpha-amylase family glycosyl hydrolase, which yields MRFVCFIGLLLIIGLPSKAQLLRSNPIFITDTSSSIDITCDATRGKQGLLNYTPVSDVYVHIGCITTASSSSSDWKYSKFTWGTTTPAAQCVSLGNNQWKYSITGGLRSFFGITNSGEKILRIAILFRNGSGSQVLRNADGSDMYLPVTDTSLQVRIMQPFSQPTYTRQPEPLTKNVGDTLSITANANQAASLKLYWNGSVIATQNNAVTIAANTPIISSGMQTIVSEVTNSNTTSRDTFSFYVATPVTVAALPAGVKDGINYEPGDTSLTLVLFAPLKNSVSVVGDFNNWTQGGNYQMNRTPDGNRFWLRITGLTPKVEYAYQYIIDGTLKVADYNTEKILDPVNDPGIPAATYPSLKSYPTGKTTGIVSIMQTGKPQYNWQIPAFTKPNKQNLVIYELLVRDFIAAQNWQTLKDTLSYIKRLGVNAIELMPFSEFEGNSSWGYNPIFYFAPDKAYGTETALKQFIDECHKQGMAVIMDLVMNHSFGQSPMVQMYWDAQNNRPAANSPWFNPVATHPYSVGYDFNHASQATKDFVDRVTAHWMLNYKIDGFRWDLSKGFTQTNNPNDVAAWSAYDSSRIAIWKRIYDQMQATVPGSYCILEHFAANQEEIELSNYGMLLWGNANYNFNQATMGYATDWNFQWGIYQNRSWSKPNLVTYMESHDEERLMYKNLNYGNAAGAYSVKDLNTALKRNEMAAAFWAMIPGPKLLWQFGELGYDFSINQCQNATIDNSCRTAPKPIHWEYATNSNRLSLYNVYAQLIKLRLLPAYTTTFTTGNLSYDLSGAFKWLQLNSDSLKVMVLGNFDVNAATASISFPSAGTWYNYLTDATYTAPAAAQSITLQPGEYYVFTNKNFRNVVVTTINEPGTPVANNHLAILPNPVNTNGIIEYEIPASGKLMLDVWDLSGKRMAILEDVYKTKGFYRVPFNRNGLHTGSLAAGTYLLRMLINGKQQTIPFIMNN from the coding sequence ATGAGATTCGTTTGCTTCATAGGACTACTGCTTATCATTGGACTACCCTCCAAAGCGCAACTATTACGAAGCAATCCTATTTTCATTACCGATACCAGTTCCTCCATCGACATCACCTGTGATGCTACCCGCGGCAAACAGGGTTTACTTAATTATACTCCTGTTTCAGACGTATATGTACACATTGGCTGCATCACTACAGCCAGCAGCAGTTCATCTGATTGGAAGTACAGCAAATTCACCTGGGGTACTACCACTCCCGCAGCACAGTGTGTATCACTGGGCAATAACCAGTGGAAGTATTCCATCACCGGCGGCCTCCGTTCTTTTTTTGGCATCACCAACAGCGGCGAAAAGATCCTCCGCATAGCCATCCTCTTCCGCAATGGTAGTGGCAGCCAGGTTTTGCGCAATGCCGATGGAAGTGATATGTACCTGCCCGTAACCGATACTTCTTTGCAAGTGAGGATCATGCAGCCTTTCTCTCAGCCTACTTACACGCGCCAGCCGGAACCGCTCACAAAGAATGTGGGAGATACACTGTCCATCACCGCCAATGCTAACCAGGCTGCTAGTCTGAAACTGTATTGGAATGGGTCTGTAATTGCCACTCAAAACAATGCGGTTACTATTGCTGCCAATACCCCTATCATTTCTTCCGGTATGCAAACGATTGTGTCGGAAGTAACCAACAGCAATACTACCAGCAGGGATACTTTCAGTTTTTATGTGGCAACACCTGTAACAGTAGCGGCTTTACCTGCGGGCGTGAAGGATGGCATCAACTATGAGCCTGGTGATACCTCTCTTACATTGGTTTTGTTTGCACCACTCAAGAACAGTGTCAGCGTAGTAGGTGATTTCAACAATTGGACACAGGGTGGTAATTACCAAATGAATCGCACACCCGATGGAAACCGTTTCTGGCTGCGCATCACAGGCCTCACACCGAAAGTAGAATATGCTTACCAATACATCATCGATGGTACGCTCAAAGTAGCGGATTATAATACGGAAAAAATACTCGACCCTGTCAACGATCCTGGCATTCCTGCTGCAACTTATCCATCGCTCAAATCGTATCCTACAGGAAAAACAACTGGTATCGTAAGTATTATGCAGACTGGTAAACCCCAGTATAACTGGCAAATACCTGCGTTTACCAAACCCAATAAACAGAACCTGGTCATTTATGAATTGCTGGTTCGTGACTTCATTGCTGCGCAGAACTGGCAAACATTGAAAGATACCCTCAGCTACATCAAAAGGCTGGGTGTGAATGCCATTGAGCTGATGCCTTTCTCTGAATTTGAAGGCAACAGCAGTTGGGGTTATAATCCTATTTTTTATTTCGCACCCGATAAAGCTTACGGCACCGAAACAGCATTGAAACAATTCATCGACGAATGCCACAAGCAGGGTATGGCCGTGATCATGGACCTGGTGATGAATCATTCCTTCGGTCAATCGCCCATGGTGCAGATGTACTGGGATGCACAGAACAATCGGCCGGCTGCCAACAGTCCCTGGTTCAATCCGGTGGCTACCCATCCTTATAGCGTAGGCTACGATTTCAATCACGCATCACAAGCTACCAAAGACTTTGTTGATCGTGTAACGGCGCATTGGATGTTGAACTATAAAATAGACGGCTTCCGGTGGGACCTGTCCAAAGGTTTTACACAAACAAACAACCCCAATGATGTAGCTGCATGGAGCGCTTATGATTCCAGCAGGATCGCTATCTGGAAAAGGATCTACGATCAGATGCAGGCTACTGTGCCTGGTAGTTATTGCATACTGGAACATTTTGCTGCCAACCAGGAAGAAATAGAATTGTCTAATTACGGTATGCTGCTTTGGGGTAATGCCAATTACAATTTCAACCAGGCCACCATGGGCTATGCTACCGACTGGAATTTTCAATGGGGCATTTACCAGAACCGTAGCTGGAGCAAGCCCAACCTGGTTACGTACATGGAAAGTCACGATGAGGAAAGGCTGATGTACAAGAACCTCAACTATGGCAATGCTGCAGGCGCTTACAGCGTAAAAGACCTGAATACTGCGTTGAAGCGGAATGAAATGGCTGCTGCATTCTGGGCCATGATACCGGGCCCCAAATTGTTGTGGCAGTTTGGAGAACTGGGTTATGATTTCAGCATCAACCAATGCCAGAATGCTACCATTGATAATAGTTGCCGCACAGCTCCCAAGCCTATTCACTGGGAGTATGCAACCAACAGCAATCGTCTTTCTTTATACAATGTGTACGCACAACTGATCAAACTGCGCTTGCTGCCTGCCTATACCACCACATTCACTACCGGCAACCTGAGCTACGATTTGTCGGGAGCGTTCAAATGGTTACAACTCAATTCAGATTCTTTGAAAGTAATGGTGTTGGGCAACTTTGATGTGAATGCTGCTACGGCTTCCATCAGTTTTCCTAGTGCGGGTACCTGGTATAATTATCTCACAGATGCTACGTACACTGCACCTGCTGCAGCGCAAAGCATTACCCTGCAACCCGGCGAATATTATGTGTTCACCAATAAGAATTTCAGGAATGTAGTAGTAACTACCATCAATGAGCCTGGTACGCCTGTCGCTAATAATCACCTGGCCATACTGCCCAACCCGGTAAACACCAATGGTATTATCGAATATGAAATACCTGCAAGTGGTAAGCTCATGCTCGATGTATGGGATCTGTCGGGTAAACGGATGGCGATACTGGAAGACGTGTATAAGACCAAAGGTTTTTACCGGGTGCCTTTCAATCGTAATGGTTTGCATACAGGTAGTCTGGCTGCCGGAACATACTTACTCCGGATGCTCATCAACGGAAAGCAACAAACAATCCCCTTTATAATGAACAATTAA